A segment of the Streptomyces sp. XD-27 genome:
GCGGAGTGCCGGAGGTCGTGGAAGCGGATGCGGCGGAGGCCGGCCTTGCGGAGGAGCGTGGCGAAGGTGCGGGTGAGGTTGGTGGGGGCGATCGGTCGGCCCTGCACCGTCGTGAACACGTGCCCGTCGTGCTGCCACGTGGTGCCCGCGGCCTCACTCTCGCGCTTCTGCTGCTCGCGGTGGAGCTTCAGCGACCGGAGGCAGCGGGTGGGGAGGGGGGATGCGGCGTTCGGAGGCCCGGGTCTTGGTGGGTAGCGTGGTGAGTCCGCCTGCGCTGGTGCGCTGGAGGGTTCGGCGGATTGCGGCGGCGCTGGCGTCGAGGAACTGGCGGGCCTCGGCTGTGGTGAAGGGCCGGAAACGCGTCGGCCGGGGTGCGGTGGTCTTGACGTTCCGGGCGACGTTGCGGGGCAGCTCGTCTTCACGAACGGCGTTTTCCAGTGCCGACTTGAGCACCGAGTGCACGTAGGTCACGGTCAAGGCGACCCGCTGACGCGGGTCGCGCGCGGCACGGCCGCTCACCCGGCCCGCTCTCGGCTCCGCCACCGCGGGCCGGCCAGCGACCAGGCCGCGCAGAAAAGCGCAGCGTTGTGCCGGAGGCGCGGAGAAGCCGGACGCGCCCGCACGGCGAACGCCAGGCCGACGGCGAGGCGATGGCGGGGAATTGGCCGGGGCGGAGGCCCGGATGTGGGGCCGGTCGGTTCCATGGGCTTTACCCACCTCCCCGGGCCGGGGCCCGCGTCGGGCAAGGCCAGGGAGCCACTCGTTCAAATTCCGGGCAGGTCCAAAGCCTGCCCGAGTTGCCGGGCCAGCGTACGGCCCCCTGACCATGCCCGACCCCAACCCGGGCAGGACACCGGCCAAAGCCCACTCCACCGCCCTCACGCGCGTAGCCGTCTGACGGCAACGCCGACGGCAACAGAGGCGCACAGCACGGCACTTCCATGCACACCCACGGACAGGCCGGAATTCGCTGACCAGCGAAAATGCAGGTGACGCCCATCCGGCGCGCACACGTACTATGTGCTGGCGGGCGAGACGCCGGTACTGGTTCACAATAGTGGCTCTGACTGCCGGACGGCAGTTGGCGGAAAGCCCGGCGACAAGCTTGGAGGGCAAGACTTCCATGGGAGTGAATACTCGCTAGACGAGTTCGTGGAGTTTGCAAACGGGCATACTGATGACGGAAATCCGGCACTGGGGCGGCCGACGCGAGCGGAAATTGAAGATACCTTGCGGAATGCAGGCCCTGTGCAGCTCACCGGCCAAAATTCCTCTCGCTTCGATCGCAACGGAGTGCGAGTTATTGTGAACTGGGATATGCCCTGGAGGACAACAACGTACTACCCGGGGAGACGGTGATCGCCATGAATCACGAGATCAAGGAATGGCTCAGTCGTTTCCTGGGGTCGAGCGAAATTTCCAAACTGCAACAGATCTCGGTTCGAGTGTCAGCGAGTCGTGAGATTGACTTGTGTGACCTGGTGGCTGGCTGGTATCAGCACCTCAAGAAGATGGAAAGTGATCTACCCCTCTCTGATTCCGACCGGACGGTCTGGGGTGCCTACGATCTCCTTGCAGCCCTTTCCCTGCGCGATTTCGTGGCTAGAGGGCTCGGGAAGCTTGACCCGGATTGTTCCACGGCTGCTGCTGCGGCAGTGAGAGACGTAGACGAGAAGTTTCTCTCCTATACGGAACAGGACGACTGTCAACGCATCAAAAAACTCGACGACTCGATCGGTGAGGGGCGCGGCTGGTGGTGGAAGAGGATTCCGGTCAGTGGGCCGATTCGCCGGGAAATAGATGCAATTAGCGCCCGGATGGCGGACTGAGCTGCGGGTGTTGATTCACCCGAATCTCATGAACCGTCAGCCTGCCTCGAATCGGAATTGCCTCAGCCGATCGGTTCGTTGAATAAACGGGAAGCCCCGCTGAAGCGGTATCCAGCGGGGCTTCTGAGGGGCCTTGACGGCAACGGTTGAGGGCAACGTTGCCGGACGGGTGCTGTACAAAGGCGACCCGCTGGCGCGGGTCGCGCGCGGCACGGCCGCAACGCCGTGACGAACGCCGCGTGCGCACACGTAGTATGTGCTGGCGGGGGTCACGCCGTAGAGGTGAGCACTTGCGAGCATCAGAGCGAATCATCAACGAGGTCGCCCAAGGGTTCCGCGCCTTTGAGGAGGCCGTGACCTGGTTCTCTTCGCTGGAGCTGGGTGAGCAGAGAGCGGTACTGCAAGAGGTGGTTCGCTACTCCATGCAGGCACACGCAACGGCGCAGGATGGGCGCGACGGTCTGTTGCGGTCAGGGGTAAAGACGACAATGACCCCCGCGGTCTTGATCGTTCGAGAGAGGATTCTCGAACAAATGGGGAGGATTATCAATCTTCCGCCGAGCGAATACTTGAATGCCTTTCGTGTTCTGCTCTCCGTGTTCGTCGTCGCCGACACGCGGCGAAGAGAAGCAGAATGTCGAGGTGCTTGTGGTCACGCCTGGCATAACCTGCACTAAGCGTTGTCCCGTAATGATCTCCGAGGCGTGCGAGGCTGGCTGACTACCCAGGGCGGGTAGCCCGCTATGCGGCTTGGATGAGGTTGTGCAGGCGGGCGATGCCGAGTATGGCGTGGTGG
Coding sequences within it:
- a CDS encoding DUF5958 family protein, with the translated sequence MRASERIINEVAQGFRAFEEAVTWFSSLELGEQRAVLQEVVRYSMQAHATAQDGRDGLLRSGVKTTMTPAVLIVRERILEQMGRIINLPPSEYLNAFRVLLSVFVVADTRRREAECRGACGHAWHNLH